A window of Aliarcobacter trophiarum LMG 25534 contains these coding sequences:
- the carB gene encoding carbamoyl-phosphate synthase large subunit produces the protein MPKREDIKNILLIGSGPIVIGQACEFDYSGTQATKTLKELGYRVVLVNSNPATIMTDPEFADKTYIEPITEEVVLNIIKKENIDAILPTMGGQTALNIATSLYSKGLLEGITFLGVHPEAIKKGEDRHLFTESMKKIGLDLPRSENAYTLEEAMKLAKDIGFPVISRASFTLAGAGSGVAYNMEEFKALAQAGLDASPINEIEILESVLGWKEYEMEIIRDTNDNCIVVCSIENLDPMGVHTGDSITIAPALTLTDKEYAKMREASFAILREVGVNSGGSNVQFSMCPNTGRMLVIEMNPRVSRSSALASKATGYPIAKVSTLLAVGFTLDEIQNDMTGTLASFEPAVDYIVAKVPRFTFEKFPKANSTLTTSMKSVGEVMSIGRNFNEAIQKAMCSLETGLCGFDAISTDLELIKKEIRRPNDKRLQYLMDGMRLGLTNEDIFDLSKIDPWFLAKFRELYDMELSITPAILKDEKLLRKLKSNGFSDKFIANIIGKSEEDVYLARKDLDIDFEYNEVDTCAGEFKALNQYLYSTTNISKLPKVETPKSTDKKVMIIGGGPNRIGQGIEFDYCCVHASFALNEMGVKTIMYNCNPETVSTDYDTSDVLYFEPIDFEHVRSVVEKEQPDGVIVHFGGQTPLKLAQALTKAGAKIIGTTADVIDLAEDRKKFSAFVEKIGLLQPENGTAVKLDEAIKIAEKIGYPVLVRPSFVLGGRGMRIVYSTLELKKYMDEAVSVSNDAPVLIDKFLDRAIELDVDCICDGKEAYIGGIMQHIEEAGIHSGDSACSLPPISISEDLIKQLETKTKEMALGLGVVGLMNTQYAIYKGEIYLIEVNPRASRTVPFVSKATGIPLAKVATRVMWGESLKDALKVYDRDIVYEDNGVLKPKLKNHVAVKESVFPFNKLTGADLLLSPEMKSTGEVMGIADNFAMAFAKSQNAAKNSLPKSGKVFISLCDLDKEFAPQIAKSLVDSGFTICATGGTEKAITNAGVVCEKVLKVSEGRPNITDLLTNGDISMAINTSGEQESSKDDGKEIRRAVLRMNVPYFTTVAAAIAAADGIKELKTRDVSTPKSIQEFLNY, from the coding sequence ATGCCAAAAAGAGAAGATATAAAAAACATTTTGTTAATTGGTTCAGGACCAATTGTAATAGGACAGGCGTGTGAGTTTGATTATTCTGGTACTCAAGCAACGAAAACTTTAAAAGAGCTAGGGTATAGAGTTGTTCTGGTAAATTCAAATCCAGCAACAATTATGACAGATCCAGAGTTTGCTGATAAAACTTATATAGAACCAATCACAGAAGAGGTTGTTTTAAATATAATTAAAAAAGAGAATATAGATGCAATACTTCCAACGATGGGAGGGCAAACTGCTTTAAATATTGCAACTTCGCTATATTCAAAAGGACTTTTAGAAGGAATTACTTTTTTAGGTGTTCATCCTGAAGCTATAAAAAAAGGTGAAGATAGACATCTTTTTACTGAAAGTATGAAAAAAATAGGACTTGACTTACCAAGAAGTGAAAATGCATATACTCTTGAAGAGGCAATGAAATTAGCAAAAGATATCGGTTTCCCTGTTATTTCAAGAGCTTCATTTACTCTTGCAGGTGCGGGAAGTGGAGTTGCATACAATATGGAAGAGTTTAAAGCACTAGCACAAGCTGGTCTTGATGCTTCACCAATTAATGAAATTGAGATTTTAGAGTCAGTTTTAGGTTGGAAAGAGTATGAAATGGAGATTATACGAGATACAAATGATAATTGTATTGTAGTATGTTCTATTGAAAATCTTGACCCAATGGGAGTTCATACAGGAGATAGTATTACAATTGCTCCTGCACTTACTCTTACAGATAAAGAGTATGCAAAAATGAGAGAAGCATCATTTGCTATTTTAAGAGAAGTTGGAGTAAATAGTGGTGGTTCAAATGTACAGTTCTCTATGTGTCCAAATACAGGAAGAATGCTAGTTATTGAGATGAACCCTAGAGTTTCAAGAAGTTCAGCACTTGCTTCAAAAGCAACAGGTTACCCTATAGCAAAAGTTTCAACTCTACTTGCAGTTGGATTTACACTAGATGAGATACAAAATGATATGACAGGTACATTAGCAAGTTTTGAACCAGCAGTTGATTATATTGTTGCAAAAGTTCCTAGATTTACATTTGAAAAATTCCCAAAAGCAAACTCAACTTTGACAACTTCTATGAAGAGTGTTGGTGAGGTTATGTCTATTGGAAGAAATTTCAATGAAGCTATTCAAAAAGCTATGTGTTCATTAGAGACTGGTCTTTGTGGATTTGATGCTATATCAACAGATTTAGAACTTATTAAAAAAGAGATTAGAAGACCAAATGATAAAAGACTTCAATACCTAATGGATGGTATGAGACTAGGCTTAACAAATGAAGATATTTTTGATTTATCAAAAATTGATCCATGGTTTTTAGCTAAGTTTAGAGAGTTGTATGATATGGAACTCTCTATAACACCAGCAATTTTAAAAGATGAAAAACTTTTAAGAAAACTTAAATCAAATGGTTTTAGTGATAAATTTATTGCAAACATTATTGGAAAAAGTGAAGAAGATGTATATCTTGCAAGAAAAGATTTAGATATAGATTTTGAATACAATGAAGTTGATACTTGTGCAGGAGAGTTTAAAGCTCTAAATCAATACTTATATTCAACTACAAATATTTCAAAACTTCCAAAAGTAGAAACTCCTAAATCAACTGATAAAAAAGTTATGATTATTGGAGGGGGACCAAATAGAATTGGTCAAGGAATTGAGTTTGATTACTGTTGTGTACATGCAAGTTTTGCTTTAAATGAGATGGGTGTTAAAACAATTATGTATAACTGTAATCCTGAAACTGTAAGTACAGATTATGATACTTCAGATGTTTTATATTTTGAACCAATTGATTTTGAGCATGTAAGAAGTGTAGTTGAAAAAGAGCAACCTGATGGAGTAATAGTACATTTTGGTGGACAAACTCCTTTAAAACTTGCACAAGCACTTACAAAAGCTGGAGCAAAAATAATTGGTACAACGGCAGATGTAATTGATTTAGCTGAAGATAGAAAAAAATTCTCTGCATTTGTTGAGAAAATAGGGCTACTTCAACCAGAAAATGGAACAGCTGTAAAACTTGATGAAGCTATAAAAATAGCTGAAAAAATAGGTTATCCTGTATTAGTTCGTCCATCATTTGTTTTAGGTGGAAGAGGTATGAGAATCGTTTACTCGACTTTGGAGTTAAAAAAATATATGGATGAGGCAGTTAGTGTTTCAAATGATGCACCTGTTTTAATAGATAAATTCTTAGATAGAGCAATAGAACTTGATGTTGATTGTATTTGTGATGGGAAAGAGGCTTATATTGGTGGAATCATGCAACATATTGAAGAAGCAGGTATTCACTCAGGTGATAGTGCTTGTTCATTACCTCCAATATCAATAAGTGAAGATTTAATCAAACAATTAGAGACAAAAACAAAAGAGATGGCTTTAGGACTTGGAGTTGTAGGGCTTATGAATACACAATATGCTATTTACAAAGGTGAAATCTATTTAATAGAGGTAAATCCAAGAGCTAGTAGAACTGTACCATTTGTAAGTAAAGCAACAGGAATTCCATTAGCAAAAGTAGCAACTAGAGTTATGTGGGGTGAAAGTTTAAAAGATGCACTAAAAGTTTATGATAGAGATATTGTATATGAAGATAATGGTGTATTAAAGCCAAAATTAAAAAATCATGTAGCTGTAAAAGAGTCGGTTTTCCCTTTTAATAAATTAACAGGAGCTGATCTACTTTTAAGCCCAGAGATGAAAAGTACTGGTGAAGTTATGGGAATCGCTGATAATTTTGCTATGGCATTTGCAAAGAGCCAAAATGCAGCTAAAAACTCTCTTCCAAAAAGTGGAAAAGTATTTATATCTCTTTGTGATTTAGACAAAGAGTTTGCTCCACAAATTGCAAAAAGTTTAGTAGATAGTGGATTTACTATTTGTGCAACAGGTGGAACAGAAAAAGCTATAACAAATGCTGGAGTAGTTTGTGAAAAGGTTTTAAAAGTAAGTGAAGGAAGACCAAATATTACAGACCTATTAACAAATGGTGATATATCAATGGCAATAAATACAAGTGGTGAGCAAGAGAGTTCAAAAGATGATGGTAAAGAGATTAGAAGAGCTGTTTTAAGAATGAATGTTCCATACTTTACAACAGTGGCAGCTGCAATTGCTGCAGCAGATGGAATAAAAGAGTTAAAAACAAGAGATGTTTCAACTCCAAAATCAATACAAGAGTTTTTAAACTACTAA
- a CDS encoding Sua5 YciO YrdC YwlC family protein: MNPNSIYLVQTDTTVGFSSFDDEKLSNIKQRDNKQKILKTIDSFTTLNSFVRVPKKFRRIVRNSKKTTFIYPNLNSFRVISKDELFHDFIKKFKVLSSTSANYTKKSFDYDFAFEKCDVEVVNNIGFSEKIASKIYKIGKKSIKKIR, translated from the coding sequence ATGAATCCAAACTCAATATATTTGGTACAGACAGATACAACTGTTGGTTTCTCATCTTTTGATGATGAGAAACTATCAAATATAAAACAAAGAGATAATAAACAAAAGATATTAAAAACAATCGATAGTTTTACAACTTTAAATAGTTTTGTAAGAGTTCCAAAAAAGTTTAGAAGAATTGTACGAAATAGTAAAAAAACAACTTTTATATATCCAAACTTAAACTCTTTTAGAGTTATAAGCAAAGATGAACTTTTTCATGATTTCATAAAAAAGTTCAAAGTATTATCTTCTACTTCTGCAAATTATACAAAAAAGAGTTTTGATTATGATTTTGCTTTTGAAAAATGTGATGTTGAAGTAGTAAATAATATTGGTTTTTCTGAAAAGATAGCTTCAAAAATATATAAAATAGGAAAGAAATCTATAAAAAAAATAAGATAA
- the hemB gene encoding porphobilinogen synthase: MFKRFRRLRLNETLRNLVEETTISKNDFIYPLFVKEGKGIKIEISSMPGVFQMSIDEILKECEYLQEIGLNSIILFAIPDLKDSVGSECLCDESIISRTIKAIKEKFPNIFIVTDLCFCEYTDHGHCGILDPKTKSVHNDKTLEISAQQALVHAKAGADMIAPSGMMDGIITVLRDTLDENGFKDLPIMAYSTKFASGYYGPFRDVAESTPSFGDRRTYQMNVANRLEAISESLEDEKEGADILMVKPALAFLDVVRDIRNETKLPLCVYNVSGEYAMLKHAGLAGLIDYERVMMETMIAFKRAGANIIISYHAKEVCEILNRK, translated from the coding sequence ATGTTTAAACGATTTAGAAGATTAAGATTAAATGAGACTTTAAGAAACTTAGTAGAAGAGACAACAATTAGTAAAAATGATTTTATATATCCACTTTTTGTAAAAGAGGGAAAAGGTATAAAAATAGAAATTTCATCTATGCCAGGTGTATTCCAAATGAGTATTGATGAGATTTTAAAAGAGTGTGAATATTTGCAAGAAATAGGACTAAATTCTATTATACTTTTTGCAATTCCAGATTTAAAAGATAGTGTTGGAAGTGAATGTTTATGTGATGAAAGTATTATTTCAAGAACAATAAAAGCTATAAAAGAGAAATTTCCTAATATCTTTATAGTTACTGATTTATGTTTTTGTGAATATACAGATCATGGACATTGTGGAATTCTTGATCCTAAAACAAAAAGTGTTCACAATGATAAAACTCTTGAGATATCTGCACAACAAGCATTAGTTCATGCAAAAGCAGGAGCAGATATGATAGCACCTTCAGGAATGATGGATGGAATTATTACAGTTTTAAGAGATACTTTAGATGAAAATGGATTTAAAGATTTACCAATTATGGCATATTCAACAAAATTTGCTAGTGGATATTATGGACCTTTTAGAGATGTAGCTGAATCAACTCCTAGCTTTGGAGATAGAAGAACTTATCAGATGAATGTAGCAAATAGACTTGAAGCAATAAGTGAATCTTTAGAAGATGAAAAAGAAGGTGCAGATATTCTAATGGTAAAACCAGCTTTAGCCTTTTTAGATGTTGTAAGAGATATAAGAAATGAGACGAAACTTCCACTTTGTGTTTATAATGTAAGTGGAGAATATGCTATGTTAAAACATGCTGGACTTGCTGGACTTATTGATTATGAAAGAGTTATGATGGAGACTATGATAGCTTTTAAAAGAGCAGGAGCAAATATAATCATATCATATCATGCAAAAGAGGTTTGTGAAATTTTAAATAGAAAATAA
- the ribA gene encoding GTP cyclohydrolase II, with translation MQIIQSNIANLPTKYGNFKIKAYKQNSQEHLALMSENFNPNETINLRIHSECLTGDVFGSIKCDCQKQLELAISYISKNGGMIIYHRQEGRNIGLLNKVNAYSLQDSGKDTIEANLALGFKEDEREYSIVEYILKDLGVKKINILTNNPSKIEFLEKIEKLEIVGRIPTIVEPNCYNKDYLRTKKEQMGHML, from the coding sequence ATGCAAATAATACAATCAAATATAGCAAACCTTCCCACAAAATATGGAAATTTTAAAATAAAAGCATATAAACAAAATAGTCAAGAGCATTTGGCTCTTATGAGCGAGAATTTTAATCCAAATGAGACTATAAATTTAAGAATTCACTCAGAGTGTCTAACAGGTGATGTTTTTGGAAGTATAAAATGTGACTGCCAAAAACAGCTAGAACTTGCTATTTCATATATTTCAAAAAATGGTGGAATGATAATTTATCATAGACAAGAGGGGCGAAATATTGGACTTTTAAACAAAGTAAATGCCTATAGTTTACAAGATAGTGGAAAAGATACTATTGAAGCAAATTTAGCTTTAGGTTTTAAAGAAGATGAGAGAGAATATAGTATTGTTGAGTATATTTTGAAAGATTTAGGAGTAAAAAAGATAAATATACTTACAAATAACCCTTCAAAAATAGAGTTTTTAGAAAAAATAGAAAAATTGGAGATAGTTGGAAGAATTCCTACAATTGTAGAGCCAAACTGTTACAATAAAGATTACCTAAGAACAAAAAAAGAGCAAATGGGGCATATGCTTTGA
- the rsmG gene encoding 16S rRNA (guanine(527)-N(7))-methyltransferase RsmG, whose amino-acid sequence MSLKNMLEKENIYYSDSFYQDITIFIELLKKWGKVHNLSGRLDDISIYENILDSIFPLSFIEDFKSFTDIGTGAGYPGLILAIARRDVKAYLVEPRAKRVAFLNFVKASLNLQNLTILQKRAEDIEELKVDLITSRAVTNTKLLLELTKSMQTSTTSYLFYKGSMLENELEDAKINNYKVVSKKDRNYLYIKG is encoded by the coding sequence TTGAGTCTAAAAAATATGCTTGAAAAAGAGAATATATACTATAGTGATAGTTTTTATCAAGATATTACTATTTTTATAGAGTTACTTAAAAAATGGGGAAAAGTTCACAATCTTAGTGGAAGATTGGATGATATTTCTATATATGAAAATATTTTAGACTCTATTTTTCCTCTTAGCTTTATAGAAGATTTTAAAAGTTTTACAGATATTGGAACAGGGGCTGGATATCCAGGGCTTATTTTGGCTATTGCAAGGAGAGATGTAAAAGCATATTTAGTAGAACCTAGAGCAAAAAGAGTTGCATTTTTAAATTTTGTAAAAGCAAGTTTAAATTTACAAAACCTTACAATTTTACAAAAAAGAGCAGAGGATATTGAAGAGTTAAAAGTAGATTTAATAACAAGTAGAGCAGTGACAAATACAAAATTACTTTTAGAGCTTACAAAAAGTATGCAAACTTCTACTACTTCATACCTTTTTTATAAGGGAAGTATGTTAGAAAATGAACTAGAAGATGCAAAAATAAATAACTATAAGGTAGTTTCAAAAAAAGATAGAAACTATTTATATATAAAAGGATAG
- a CDS encoding PP0621 family protein produces the protein MLLKVIAVVFIGFIVYILFFKNKRVDGVKKNDKLISDEMVECPTCSTYVAQSEAILSSGRFYCSKECLNNKKAK, from the coding sequence ATGTTGTTAAAAGTGATAGCTGTAGTATTTATAGGATTTATTGTATATATACTATTTTTTAAAAATAAAAGAGTTGATGGTGTTAAAAAGAATGATAAACTAATTAGTGATGAGATGGTAGAGTGTCCTACTTGTAGTACTTATGTAGCACAAAGTGAAGCTATTTTAAGTAGTGGAAGATTTTATTGCTCAAAAGAGTGTTTGAATAACAAAAAGGCTAAATAG
- the glyS gene encoding glycine--tRNA ligase subunit beta encodes MLKPLLIEIGTEELPAIPFLKELPNVEKKWSDILEKNQLLCNFDIFYTPRRLVLWHREFKIKQDDSEVENIGAPKSIAFKDGTFTPAAFSFAKKCGVEVEELEFKDFGKGEVLYHKSEVSGVFIKDILNGMINEFVSSLNFGKSMRWGSRNDSFIRPIRFFSMMLDSEIIDGELFGIKSSNISFGHRMDSYEPFSFSNVGDYFCKLDKYGVILYQDERREKILKQLRDIETKHNIKVEIDEELLAEVVAITEYPTALLGKFDEEFLELPSEVIVTSMKENQRYFAVYKNEKLINNFVVVSNALTNDFGYIIAGNEKVLRPRLADAMFFYRNDIKNGLKNDGLKKLVFVEGLGTVYEKCEREAKIASYLANKLSVEEKESALLEKAVMLSKADLMSEMVYEFTELQGLMGYYYSKIEKYDEKISLALKEQYLPVGENSELPTTIFSSIVAMSNKIDNLMALFSIGKIPTGSKDPFALRRAALGVVKIAIEHKLPIDFKAIFEDLKLEYKNLDTKLLNEFFIDRLYKIFDRVNPTVLKAVISSGETNIYNIYKKVEALNPIVISDNYKEYSTTFNRVANIVKDVDFSSSLDIFENLFEMDEERELFAKFKEIKAINFTSFEEELDRLFSLKPELDNFFDKVFVNHENEKIKQNRKNLIANIYLAFKNIADIKEITI; translated from the coding sequence ATGCTTAAACCACTTTTAATAGAGATAGGTACAGAGGAGTTACCAGCAATTCCATTTTTAAAAGAGCTACCAAATGTAGAGAAAAAATGGAGTGATATATTAGAAAAAAATCAGCTACTTTGTAATTTTGATATTTTTTATACTCCAAGAAGATTGGTTTTATGGCATAGAGAGTTTAAAATCAAACAAGATGATAGTGAAGTTGAAAATATAGGTGCTCCAAAAAGTATCGCTTTTAAAGATGGAACTTTTACTCCAGCGGCTTTTAGTTTTGCGAAAAAATGTGGTGTTGAAGTTGAAGAGTTAGAGTTTAAAGATTTTGGGAAAGGTGAAGTTTTATATCATAAAAGCGAAGTTAGTGGAGTTTTTATAAAAGATATTTTAAATGGTATGATAAATGAGTTTGTGTCATCTTTAAACTTTGGAAAAAGTATGAGATGGGGAAGTAGAAATGATAGTTTTATAAGACCTATTAGATTTTTCTCAATGATGCTAGATAGTGAAATAATTGATGGAGAACTTTTTGGGATTAAATCTTCTAATATCTCTTTTGGACATAGAATGGATAGTTATGAACCTTTCTCTTTCTCAAATGTAGGAGACTATTTTTGTAAACTTGATAAATATGGAGTGATTTTATATCAAGATGAAAGAAGAGAAAAAATCTTAAAACAACTAAGAGATATTGAGACAAAGCATAATATAAAAGTAGAAATAGATGAGGAGTTATTAGCTGAAGTTGTGGCTATTACAGAGTATCCAACTGCACTTTTAGGAAAGTTTGATGAAGAGTTCTTGGAGCTTCCTAGTGAAGTAATTGTTACTTCTATGAAAGAGAATCAAAGATATTTTGCAGTATATAAAAATGAAAAACTAATTAATAACTTTGTAGTAGTTTCAAATGCTCTTACAAATGATTTTGGATATATAATTGCTGGAAATGAAAAGGTTTTAAGACCACGATTAGCAGATGCTATGTTTTTTTATAGAAATGATATAAAAAATGGTTTAAAAAATGATGGATTAAAGAAATTAGTATTTGTTGAGGGTTTAGGAACTGTTTATGAGAAGTGCGAAAGAGAGGCAAAAATAGCTTCATATTTGGCAAACAAATTAAGTGTAGAAGAGAAAGAGAGTGCATTATTAGAAAAAGCTGTGATGCTAAGCAAAGCAGATTTGATGAGTGAGATGGTTTATGAGTTTACAGAGCTACAAGGTCTTATGGGATACTACTACTCAAAAATTGAAAAATATGATGAGAAGATAAGTTTAGCTCTAAAAGAGCAATATCTTCCTGTTGGTGAAAATTCAGAACTTCCAACTACTATTTTTTCAAGTATTGTTGCTATGTCAAATAAGATTGATAATCTTATGGCTTTATTTAGTATTGGAAAAATCCCAACAGGTTCAAAAGACCCATTTGCTCTAAGACGAGCAGCATTAGGAGTTGTAAAAATTGCAATAGAGCATAAACTTCCTATTGATTTTAAAGCAATTTTTGAAGATTTAAAGCTAGAGTATAAAAACCTAGATACAAAACTATTAAATGAGTTTTTTATAGATAGACTTTACAAAATCTTTGATAGAGTAAATCCTACTGTTTTAAAAGCAGTAATAAGTAGTGGAGAGACAAATATCTATAATATATACAAAAAAGTTGAAGCTTTAAACCCAATAGTAATAAGTGATAACTACAAAGAGTATAGTACAACTTTTAATAGAGTTGCAAATATCGTAAAAGATGTTGATTTTTCTAGCTCTTTAGATATTTTTGAAAATCTATTTGAGATGGATGAAGAGAGAGAACTTTTTGCTAAATTCAAAGAGATAAAAGCTATAAATTTTACAAGTTTTGAAGAGGAGTTAGATAGACTTTTCTCTTTAAAACCAGAACTTGATAATTTTTTTGATAAAGTTTTTGTAAATCACGAAAATGAGAAGATAAAACAAAATAGAAAAAACCTAATAGCAAATATCTATCTAGCATTTAAAAATATAGCAGATATTAAAGAGATAACTATATAA
- a CDS encoding DNA ligase, translating into MRLIILLFLCSLHTFSFELQKPMVYDEKRDKIDGWFMSEKLDGIRAYWDGKKLYTKNKNEIFAPSFFTKDFPPFELDGELWTKRADFENIQSIVLNNNSNLAWENITYNIFEVPNATGNFKARLDFLKNWLDKNPNNYIKIIPQIVCKDENHLQSFLKELLEKKAEGVIVKNPNLEYEVGRSKNSLKVKRFLDDEGIIQAYNLNSNGSLKSLVIKLKSGEVFNLGNGFSKKYRENPPKIGETITFKYYGFTKNGKPKFASFLRVREDK; encoded by the coding sequence ATGCGACTTATTATCTTACTTTTTCTTTGTAGTTTACACACTTTCTCTTTTGAACTTCAAAAACCTATGGTTTATGATGAAAAAAGAGATAAAATAGATGGTTGGTTTATGAGCGAAAAGCTAGATGGCATAAGAGCTTATTGGGATGGTAAAAAGCTATATACAAAAAATAAAAATGAGATTTTTGCCCCTAGTTTTTTTACAAAAGATTTTCCACCTTTTGAGCTAGATGGTGAACTTTGGACAAAAAGGGCTGATTTTGAAAATATCCAAAGTATAGTTTTAAATAACAACTCAAACCTAGCTTGGGAAAATATAACTTATAATATCTTTGAAGTTCCAAATGCAACTGGAAATTTTAAAGCCAGATTAGATTTTTTGAAAAATTGGTTAGATAAGAATCCAAACAACTATATAAAAATCATTCCTCAAATAGTTTGTAAAGATGAGAATCATCTACAATCATTTTTAAAAGAGCTATTAGAGAAAAAAGCAGAAGGTGTTATAGTAAAAAATCCAAACTTAGAGTATGAAGTAGGGCGAAGTAAAAATAGTTTAAAAGTTAAAAGATTTTTGGATGATGAGGGAATTATTCAAGCTTATAATTTAAATAGTAATGGTAGTTTAAAAAGTCTAGTAATAAAGCTTAAAAGTGGAGAAGTTTTTAATTTAGGAAATGGTTTTTCAAAAAAATATAGAGAGAATCCACCAAAGATTGGCGAAACTATCACTTTTAAATATTACGGTTTTACAAAAAATGGGAAACCAAAATTTGCCTCTTTTTTAAGAGTAAGAGAAGATAAATAG
- the rpoD gene encoding RNA polymerase sigma factor RpoD has protein sequence MSTKDINKTIEQLIKEYKDSILTYEKIIKIFPKAPTGATIKKILALVQLYNVKVISSQEQAKLLNDEEAKKRKEQREKLIEAEDDEFDLLKNKELLEWSRSDSPVRMYLREMGQIPLLTKDEEIEISKRIEMGEDIILDAICYVPYLIDFILEYKEPLVNRERKVKELFKNFDDDNEEEEEEEEIEEYEDEEPFDAEDDEKKLSGAKQKKLDKRAQVIIEAFKNLEKTKKEWLKFQTKEVAKSDDEVDIMTFDLATAFKKRLLKDALLDLGPTSKLITEIVKAMETSLKSDVGFDSELKRLEYKLPLFNETLQKNHQKILENIINLSKAQITSMVPEATMVGTYMEIKKLFQTAEASKDGFDLTPEELKAVLEQIKRGKRITDTSKDRMAKSNLRLVVSIAKRYTNRGLAFLDLIQEGNIGLMKAVDKFEYKKGYKFSTYATWWIRQAISRAIADQARTIRIPIHMIETINRINKIIRKGIQENGKEPDVEEIAKEVGLPVDKVKQVIKITKEPVSLEAPIGSDDDGKFGDFVPDEKAPTPIDNIMKEDLQGQIDQILGQLNEREQAVIRMRFGLMEDASDRTLEEIGKELSVTRERVRQIESSAIKKLKHPKVGKNLKNYVES, from the coding sequence ATGAGTACAAAAGACATAAATAAAACTATTGAGCAGTTAATAAAAGAGTACAAGGACTCTATCTTAACTTATGAAAAAATTATAAAAATTTTTCCAAAAGCTCCAACAGGTGCAACTATTAAAAAAATCCTTGCCCTTGTTCAACTTTATAATGTAAAAGTTATAAGCTCTCAAGAACAAGCAAAACTTCTAAATGACGAAGAAGCAAAAAAAAGAAAAGAACAAAGAGAAAAACTAATTGAAGCAGAAGATGATGAGTTTGATTTATTAAAAAATAAAGAGCTACTTGAATGGTCAAGATCAGATTCACCTGTAAGAATGTATCTTAGAGAAATGGGACAAATTCCACTTTTAACAAAAGATGAAGAGATTGAAATTTCTAAAAGAATTGAAATGGGTGAAGATATTATTCTTGATGCCATTTGTTATGTTCCTTATCTTATAGACTTTATTTTAGAGTATAAAGAACCACTTGTAAATAGAGAGAGAAAAGTAAAAGAGCTATTCAAAAACTTCGATGATGACAATGAAGAAGAAGAGGAAGAAGAAGAGATTGAAGAGTATGAAGATGAAGAACCTTTTGATGCTGAAGATGATGAAAAGAAGCTTTCAGGTGCAAAACAAAAAAAACTAGACAAAAGAGCTCAAGTTATAATTGAAGCTTTCAAAAACCTAGAAAAAACAAAAAAAGAGTGGTTAAAATTTCAAACAAAAGAGGTAGCTAAATCTGATGATGAAGTTGATATTATGACTTTTGACTTAGCTACTGCATTTAAAAAGAGATTACTAAAAGATGCACTACTTGATTTAGGACCTACTTCAAAACTTATAACTGAAATAGTAAAAGCTATGGAAACATCTTTAAAATCTGATGTTGGTTTTGATAGTGAACTAAAAAGATTAGAGTATAAACTTCCACTTTTTAATGAAACTTTACAAAAAAATCACCAAAAAATTTTGGAAAATATCATAAATCTATCAAAAGCTCAAATAACTTCAATGGTTCCAGAAGCGACAATGGTAGGAACTTATATGGAGATAAAAAAACTTTTCCAAACAGCAGAAGCTTCTAAAGATGGTTTTGACTTAACTCCTGAAGAGTTAAAAGCAGTTTTGGAACAGATAAAAAGAGGAAAAAGAATAACTGATACTTCAAAAGATAGAATGGCAAAATCAAATCTTAGACTTGTTGTATCTATTGCAAAAAGATACACAAATAGAGGTTTAGCATTTCTTGATTTAATTCAAGAGGGAAATATCGGACTTATGAAAGCTGTTGATAAGTTTGAGTATAAAAAAGGTTATAAATTCTCTACATATGCAACTTGGTGGATCAGACAAGCTATTTCTAGAGCAATTGCTGATCAAGCAAGAACTATACGAATTCCTATTCATATGATTGAAACTATTAATAGAATAAATAAAATCATTAGAAAAGGTATTCAAGAAAATGGTAAAGAGCCAGATGTTGAAGAGATTGCAAAAGAGGTTGGATTACCTGTTGATAAAGTAAAACAAGTAATTAAAATCACAAAAGAGCCAGTTTCACTTGAAGCTCCAATAGGAAGCGATGATGATGGTAAATTTGGAGATTTTGTACCAGATGAGAAAGCTCCAACTCCAATTGACAACATTATGAAAGAGGATTTACAAGGGCAAATTGACCAAATTTTAGGGCAATTAAATGAGAGAGAACAAGCAGTAATCAGAATGAGATTTGGACTTATGGAAGATGCTAGTGATAGAACTCTAGAAGAGATTGGAAAAGAGCTTTCTGTTACAAGAGAGAGAGTAAGACAGATTGAATCAAGTGCTATTAAAAAACTAAAACACCCAAAAGTTGGAAAAAATCTTAAAAATTATGTAGAGAGTTAA